From one Triticum urartu cultivar G1812 chromosome 3, Tu2.1, whole genome shotgun sequence genomic stretch:
- the LOC125548212 gene encoding glucan endo-1,3-beta-D-glucosidase-like: MARGSQPSASLLLFSLGLVLLCFTSGSTVRLAEAQKTWCMAKPSSDEKVLQANINYACSNVSCAVIQPGGPCYNPNNLLSHTSVAMNLYYAANGRHSWNCYFADSGIVVKSDPSYGSCTYY, translated from the exons ATGGCCAGGGGGTCTCAGCCATCCGCATCGCTCCTGCTCTTCTCTCTGGGGCTTGTGCTCCTCTGCTTCACCTCAG GAAGCACCGTGAGGCTGGCCGAGGCACAG AAAACGTGGTGCATGGCGAAGCCGTCGTCGGACGAGAAGGTCCTGCAGGCCAACATCAACTACGCGTGCTCCAACGTCAGCTGCGCTGTGATCCAGCCGGGCGGGCCGTGCTACAACCCCAACAACCTGCTGTCGCACACCTCCGTCGCCATGAACCTCTACTACGCCGCCAACGGCCGGCACTCCTGGAACTGCTACTTCGCCGACTCGGGCATCGTCGTCAAGTCCGACCCCA GTTACGGTTCGTGCACCTACTACTGA